The Pyxidicoccus sp. MSG2 DNA segment AGCCTGACTCCCGTGGAAATGGCGCGGGCGCGCGAACGCTCCTGATAATGGGCTCCGCACCGCTCGTGGACCGCACAGGCTCACGGCATAGGACTTGTGAGGTGAATTCACGATGGCGCGTCTGGACGTCAACCGCTCGGGAGAGATGGAGGTGTTCGTGAAGGTCGTCGACCTGGGCGGCTTCTCCGCCGCGGCGCGCGCGTTCCGGATGACGCCTTCCGCGGTGAGCAAGCTCGTGGCCCGCCTCGAAGGACGGCTGGGCGCCCGGCTGGTGAATCGCTCCACGCGGAAGCTCCAGCTCACCCCGGAGGGCGTCACCTTCTACGAGCGGAGCGTCCGCGTCCTCGCCGACCTGGAGGAGGCCGAGCGCGGGGCCGCCACGAGCACCACGCCGAGGGGCCTGCTGCGCGTCAACGCGAGCGTGCCCTTCGGGAGGCACTTCCTGCTGCCCCTCGTCCCCGAGTTTCTCGCCCGCCACCCGGCCGTCTGCCTGGACCTCGTCCTCACCGACGCGGTGGTCGACCTCCTGGAAGAGCGCACGGACGTGGCGATTCGCAGCGGGCCGCTCAAGAGCTCCGACCTCGTCGCACGCAAGCTGGGCGAGACGCGCATGGTCATCGTCGGGGCGCCGGCCTACCTGAAGCGCGCCGGCACTCCGGCGACGCCGAGGGAGCTGGCGCGGCACAACCTGCTCCGCTTCGGCTACGCGCGCGCGGTGGAGGGTTGGCCGCTCGTGGAGCGGGGAGCGCCCATCACGGTGATGCCACGCGGCAATGCCCACGCGAGTGACGGCGAGGCCCTGCGCCAGCTCGCGCTCGGAGGGCTGGGACTTGCCCGGCTCGCCGCGTTCCAGGTGAAGGAGGACATGGCTGCGGGCCGGCTCGTGGCCGTGCTGGAGGACTTCAACCCCGGAGACACCGAGCCCATCCACGCCGTGTTCCTTGGCGCGGGCGGCCAGCTCCCCGCCCGTGTGCGGGCCTTCCTGGACCACCTGGCCGCGAAGGTGCGGCTGGACTGAAGCGCCGTCGTCCGGCAGCCGCGCGCCGTCGGCGGTTTGCTTGCGACAATTTTCCGGGCCTGGCGTTTACCTGATGTCGACACCTGGAGCCCCGGACACGGGCTCCGGGGAGGACACTGCTGCATCCATTCCCCTCGCCAGGGCTCCGCACGGAGTGTCTGTCGTCGCGCGCCGTGCGCGGACCGCTGGTCGTTCCCTGAGCCGAAGCCGTACCCATCTCCTGCGCTCCGCGGTGTGGCGGACGCATGGACTTTCATTTGTCGGGAGTAGGCAATGTCATTCAGACGCATGCTGCTTGTGATTGCAACCGCGGCGGTTCCCGCCCTGAGCGCCTGTAGCCCTGATGCCTCCGAGGGCGCGACGTCCGTGGATGTCGCCCCCGACGCGCTCGCTTCCGTGGAGTCGCCGGTCAAGATCTGCCCGGTGGATGAACCGGACTGCGTCGGCATCTGCAGCCCCATCCGCGACTACGGCTGCCTGCCCTGTGACTCGACCAACCCGCTGCACTGGTGCTACGAGCCGCCGCCGCCTGTCATCTGCACGCCCGCGGACGGGCTCATCAGCCAGTACCGGGTGCAGCGCACGGGCCAGGAGTCGGGCCAGCAGCCCGAGGTCAACATCCTCCAGGGCAGCGACTGCAACCGCTGGGTCGTCACCGGCATCGGCGGCTCCATCGTCTCCGACAGCAACTACGAGCAGTTGCTCATCCAGTACCGCGAGCTCCACGCGGACGGCACCATGGGTCCGCGCATTCTCTACCGCACGGGCAGCAACCCCTACCGCACCCCGGAGGCCTGGGTGGAGGCGACGGACGGGTACGCCATCGTCGGCGTGGCGGCAGGCCAGCAGGGCTCTCATGACCTGAAGACCCTGACCGGTTATGCCCGCCAGGTGGTGGTGACGCCCTCCGGTGTGCGGATGGCCGGCTCGTACCAACCGCTGTACGGCGGCATCAATCCGTACGGCTCGCTCGATTCCCAGGCCGTCAATCAGACCCCCAACGACAACGAGGTCTTCATCGGTCTGGGCCTGCGCTCGGCCGTGCAACAGACCAAGACGATTGTCGCGTACATCGGCACGCTGCCGTAGCCCGAGCGCGCTCTTCCGCGAAGGCGCCCGCGGCCCGTCCGGCCGCGGGCGCCCCGTGATTCTCCTGGGACGGCGCCAGGGCCGGAGCCTCATCTGGGTGAAGTGGAGTCACGCACCCAGGAGAGGCTCATGAGGTCTGACGGCATTTGCTGCAAGGTTACGAAAGCAACGGAAGTTCAAGTGTGGGCACGGCTGCTCCTCGTAGGGCTGGTGCTTGTCTCCACGAGTACGTGGGCCGCGGAGTTCTGGGTGGACCCGGTGCGGGGCAGTCCCGACGGTGACGGCAGCGCGGCGAGGCCCTGGCGGACGCTGAGAGAGGTCATCAACGACGGACTGGTGGAGAGCCAGAACTGGGAGTCGCTGCCCTATGTCGAGGGCAAGGTGCTGGAGCCCCGGAACGTGGGCGCCCCCGTCAAGGCGGGCGACACGCTGTGGCTGCGCACCGGGTATCACGGCGAGGTGGAGGTCACGAGTCACTACAACACGGGCTACGTGACGGTGGCGGCCGCGCCAGGTGAGGAGCCCCGCCTGGGCAGCCTGCTGGTGCGCTCCAGCGCGTACTGGGTCTTCCGGGGGCTGCACATCAGCTCGGAGTTCATGCCCGTCCCGGAGAAGACCACCCTCGTCGACATCGAGTGGCACAACTACCGGGGGCCGGTGCACCACATCACCCTGGAGGGGAATGTCATCCAGGCGGTGTCCGACATCAGCGGCTTCACCGAGGCCGACTGGGTGGGCAAGGTGGGCCACGGAATCGTCGGCGATGGGTGGAGCCTGGTCCTCCGCGGCAACCACCTGAAGAACGTCAACTACGGCATCCAGGTGGGGGCGTACGACTCCGTGGTGGAGTGCAACACGGTGGAGAACTTCTCCGGAGACGGGCTGCGCGGGCTCGGTGACGACTCCGTGTTCCAATACAACACCGTCAAGAATTGCTACGAGGTGTACAACGACCACCGCGACGGGTTCCAGTCGTGGACGTACGGCCCGGGCGGCGTGGGGACCGGCGAGGTGCGCAACGTCGTCCTCCGGGGCAACTACATCCTCAACTACGAGGACCCGAATCAGCCGTTCCGCTGCGCGCTGCAAGGCATTGGCAACTTCGACGGCACCTTCGTGGACTGGGTCGTCGAGAACAACGTCATCGTCACCGACCACTACCACGGCATCACCTTCATGGGCGCGCGCGGCGTGCGCGTGACGAACAACACCGTGCTGGAGCCCAACGGTGCGGCGGGGCAGCCCGGTCCGCCGTGGATTCGCGTGTCGGAACACAAGAATGGCACCCCGCCCCAGGCCTGCGTGGTGCGAAACAACCTGGCGGCCCAGTACGCGAATGCCGACGTGGGCGTGAGCGAGGACCACAACCTCGTGGTGACAGACCCGGCGGCGTTCTTCGTGAGTCCGGCCACGTATGACCTGCGCCTCAAGCCGGGCTCGCCCGCCATTGACGTGGGGAGCGCCACCCTGGCACCGCTCATCGACATGGAAGGCGTGGCGCGGCCCCAGGGCGCCGGCGTGGACCTGGGCGCGTACGAGTGGCGGCCCTCCTCGCCCCCGGGCGTGACGGCGGGCTCGGGTGTTCCCCAGTGCGCCGCGTTCCAGGCGGGCGCTTCGCGGTAGGAGGAAGGCGCCCCGCCCCCTTCGTGGAAGAAGAGGGCGGGGCGTGAAGCCGGGCGCTACGGCGCGGGCGGCGGCAGGATGCCGATGATGCGGTCCAGCGCGGGGAGAGGAAGCGGGCTCGCCTCGCTGCTGTTCGACTTGAGGTAGTTCTCCAGGGCGTCCGTGTCCACGGCGCCGCCCAGGCGGTTGCGGCCCTCGTTGAGCACCGCGAAGCCGTCACCGCCGGTGGCCAGGAAGCTGTTCACCGTGACGCGGTAGTCGGTGGCCGGGTTGATGACCGCACCGTCCAGGCGCATCTGCGCCGGGTCGATGCGGCTGCCGATGGGCTGGGTGGCGTCGTAGGTGTACGTGAAGCCCACGGACGGTTGGAGGATGCGGGTGATGACGCTGCTGCCCGACTGCTGCCACTGGCGCTCCAGCACCGCTTCAATCTGCGCGCCGGTCAGTGTCAGGGTGACCAGGCTGTTGCCGAACGGCTGCGTGGTGAAGGCCTCGCCGTAGGTGACCTCGCCCGCGGCGATGTCCGCGCGTACGCCGCCCGGGTTCATGAAGGCGATTTGCGCGCCACCCAGGTTGGCGGGCTTCGTGGCGGCGAGCTGCGCGTCCGCGATGACGAAGCCCATGGTGGACTGGCCCACCGGGTCCTTCTGGTTGCCCGGCGTCTGGAGCGTCGCCGCGATATAGCCGATGACCCGGTTGGCGAGCGGGGCGGAGCGCTCCTGGTACTTCGTCACCAAGGCCTTGAGGTTCGTGTCCTCCGCCACGGTGCGCGTGACGATGACGTTGTTGGCCTTCGTCTCCACCACGTCGCCCGTCGCCCGGTCGAGCTTCAGGTCGATGTCGGTGACGAGCCGGCCCACCGAGGCGGCGCTGGTGACGAGCTTGCCGTCGATGAGGCAGTTGTAGGCGTTGTGCGTGTGGCCGCTGACGATGACGTCCACCTCGTCGTCGATGCCCTTGGCGATGTCCACGATGGCGCCGGAGATGAGGCCGTCCGTGGTGCCCGTGCCCTTGCACTCGTTGACCAGCGCGCCCGTGGCCGCGACGCCACCCTCGTGGACGACGACGACGATGGCCTCCACGCCCTGCTGCTTCAATTCCGGGACGAGCTTGTTGACCGTCTCCACCTCGTCCTTGAAGGACAGGCCGGACACGTACGTGGGCGTCACGATTTCGGGCGTGCCCTCCAGCGTCATGCCGATGAAGGCCACCTTCACGCCCTCGAAGGTGCGGATGTCATAGCGGGGGAAGAGCGTGCGGTCCGCGGCGGTGGCCACGTTGGCGGCGAGGTACTTGAACCGCGCGCCCTCGAAGCCGTCCCCGTCCTGGCAGCCGTCCACCGGGTGGCAGCCGCCCGCCTGCATGCGGAGCAATTCGGGGCTGCCCTCGTCGAACTCGTGGTTGCCCACGGCGACGAGGTCGATGCCAATCTGGTTCATCGCCTCGATGGTGGGCTCGTCGTGGAAGAGCGCCGATAGGAGCGGCGTGGCGCCGATGAGGTCACCCGCGGACACCACCACCGTGTTGGGGTTCGTCTCGCGCAGGTCCTGGATGTGCTTCGCGAAGTACGTCACGCCGCCCGCATTCACCCGGTCCGGTCCGCCGTCGGGCAGGACGCCTGTCTGAATCTGCCCGCCGCTGCCCGCGGGCGCCTCGAGCTGCCCGTGGAAGTCATTGAACGCGAGAATCTGCACGCTCACCGTGGTGGGGCCGGCGTCCGTGCCGGCATCGGTGCCCGCGTCCGTGGTGC contains these protein-coding regions:
- a CDS encoding right-handed parallel beta-helix repeat-containing protein — its product is MWARLLLVGLVLVSTSTWAAEFWVDPVRGSPDGDGSAARPWRTLREVINDGLVESQNWESLPYVEGKVLEPRNVGAPVKAGDTLWLRTGYHGEVEVTSHYNTGYVTVAAAPGEEPRLGSLLVRSSAYWVFRGLHISSEFMPVPEKTTLVDIEWHNYRGPVHHITLEGNVIQAVSDISGFTEADWVGKVGHGIVGDGWSLVLRGNHLKNVNYGIQVGAYDSVVECNTVENFSGDGLRGLGDDSVFQYNTVKNCYEVYNDHRDGFQSWTYGPGGVGTGEVRNVVLRGNYILNYEDPNQPFRCALQGIGNFDGTFVDWVVENNVIVTDHYHGITFMGARGVRVTNNTVLEPNGAAGQPGPPWIRVSEHKNGTPPQACVVRNNLAAQYANADVGVSEDHNLVVTDPAAFFVSPATYDLRLKPGSPAIDVGSATLAPLIDMEGVARPQGAGVDLGAYEWRPSSPPGVTAGSGVPQCAAFQAGASR
- a CDS encoding bifunctional metallophosphatase/5'-nucleotidase; protein product: MQSTSSPPRLGARPGTFLLAGAFVTGLLLFAHAGCGSDDCESAADCTDNNGAPSQGQEWVCINKTCETRPTEQPATDAGTDAGTTDAGTDAGTDAGPTTVSVQILAFNDFHGQLEAPAGSGGQIQTGVLPDGGPDRVNAGGVTYFAKHIQDLRETNPNTVVVSAGDLIGATPLLSALFHDEPTIEAMNQIGIDLVAVGNHEFDEGSPELLRMQAGGCHPVDGCQDGDGFEGARFKYLAANVATAADRTLFPRYDIRTFEGVKVAFIGMTLEGTPEIVTPTYVSGLSFKDEVETVNKLVPELKQQGVEAIVVVVHEGGVAATGALVNECKGTGTTDGLISGAIVDIAKGIDDEVDVIVSGHTHNAYNCLIDGKLVTSAASVGRLVTDIDLKLDRATGDVVETKANNVIVTRTVAEDTNLKALVTKYQERSAPLANRVIGYIAATLQTPGNQKDPVGQSTMGFVIADAQLAATKPANLGGAQIAFMNPGGVRADIAAGEVTYGEAFTTQPFGNSLVTLTLTGAQIEAVLERQWQQSGSSVITRILQPSVGFTYTYDATQPIGSRIDPAQMRLDGAVINPATDYRVTVNSFLATGGDGFAVLNEGRNRLGGAVDTDALENYLKSNSSEASPLPLPALDRIIGILPPPAP
- a CDS encoding LysR family transcriptional regulator, whose translation is MARLDVNRSGEMEVFVKVVDLGGFSAAARAFRMTPSAVSKLVARLEGRLGARLVNRSTRKLQLTPEGVTFYERSVRVLADLEEAERGAATSTTPRGLLRVNASVPFGRHFLLPLVPEFLARHPAVCLDLVLTDAVVDLLEERTDVAIRSGPLKSSDLVARKLGETRMVIVGAPAYLKRAGTPATPRELARHNLLRFGYARAVEGWPLVERGAPITVMPRGNAHASDGEALRQLALGGLGLARLAAFQVKEDMAAGRLVAVLEDFNPGDTEPIHAVFLGAGGQLPARVRAFLDHLAAKVRLD